The Oryctolagus cuniculus chromosome 5, mOryCun1.1, whole genome shotgun sequence genome includes a region encoding these proteins:
- the COX7A2 gene encoding cytochrome c oxidase subunit 7A2, mitochondrial isoform X2 codes for MFLKAFPRPLASRRVSGHGKSFLVWGSFGSGRSLSARALRSDLYWKDREQDHETAEAASRLERLHGAVRPCRSHRSFALYG; via the exons ATGTTCTTAAAAG CGTTTCCTCGGCCTCTAGCGAGCCGCCGCGTTTCAGGACACGGGAAGAGCTTCCTGGTCTGGGGGAGTTTCGGCAGTGGCCGAAG TCTGAGTGCCAGAGCCCTGCGGTCTGATCTGTACTGGAAGGATCGGGAACAGGACCACGAGACAGCCGAGGCGGCGAGCCGGCTAGAGCGGCTCCATGGAGCTGTACGGCCGTGCCGCTCTCACCGTTCTTTCGCTCTCTATGGTTGA
- the COX7A2 gene encoding cytochrome c oxidase subunit 7A2, mitochondrial isoform X1, with amino-acid sequence MLRNLLALRQIAQRTISTASRRHFENKVPEKQKLFQEDNGIPVHLKGGVADALLYRATMILTVGGTAYAIYQLAMASFPKKQD; translated from the exons ATGCTGCGAAATCTGCTG GCTCTTCGTCAGATTGCCCAGAGAACCATAAGCACTGCTTCACGCaggcattttgaaaataaagttccAGAGAAACAAAAACTATTTCAG gAGGATAATGGAATTCCAGTGCATCTAAAAGGTGGGGTAGCTGATGCTCTCCTGTATAGAGCCACCATGATTCTTACAGTTGGTG gAACAGCATATGCCATATATCAGCTGGCCATGGCTTCATTTCCCAAGAAGCAGGATTGA